In the Grimontia kaedaensis genome, one interval contains:
- the pomA gene encoding flagellar motor protein PomA, whose amino-acid sequence MDLATLLGILGAFAFIVMAMLLGGTISMFVDVPSTLIVFGGSLFVVLMNYTMGQFFGAFKIAGKAFMFKADDPEDLIAKIVEMADAARKGGFLALEEMEVTNSFMKKGVDMLVDGHDAEVVKMTLQKDIVMTDERHDSGAQFYSALADVAPAMGMIGTLIGLVAMLSNMDDPKAIGPAMAVALLTTLYGAMLANMIAIPIAAKLRLRKDQEKMNRRLIMDGLLAIQDGQNPRVIDGYLKNYLNEKKRTVDVDG is encoded by the coding sequence GTGGATCTGGCGACACTTCTAGGTATTTTGGGCGCCTTTGCCTTCATCGTTATGGCGATGTTGCTTGGTGGCACCATTAGTATGTTCGTAGACGTTCCTTCAACGTTAATCGTATTCGGTGGCAGTCTGTTTGTTGTGTTGATGAACTACACCATGGGTCAGTTTTTCGGGGCATTTAAAATCGCAGGCAAGGCTTTCATGTTCAAAGCCGATGATCCGGAAGACCTGATTGCCAAAATCGTAGAGATGGCGGATGCGGCTCGTAAAGGCGGCTTTCTGGCACTTGAAGAAATGGAAGTGACCAATTCCTTCATGAAAAAAGGCGTCGACATGCTGGTAGATGGCCATGATGCTGAAGTCGTAAAAATGACGCTCCAAAAAGACATTGTAATGACCGATGAACGACACGATAGTGGGGCACAGTTCTACAGTGCACTTGCTGACGTTGCCCCGGCCATGGGGATGATCGGTACACTGATCGGTCTGGTAGCCATGCTTTCAAACATGGATGACCCAAAGGCGATCGGTCCTGCGATGGCGGTAGCACTTTTGACAACACTCTACGGCGCGATGCTCGCCAACATGATCGCGATTCCTATTGCTGCAAAGCTTCGCCTGCGTAAAGACCAGGAGAAGATGAACCGCCGTCTTATCATGGATGGTTTATTGGCAATACAGGATGGTCAGAACCCGCGTGTTATTGACGGCTACCTGAAAAACTACCTCAACGAGAAGAAACGCACTGTTGACGTAGACGGATAA
- the xseB gene encoding exodeoxyribonuclease VII small subunit translates to MAAKKPENMTFEETLKELDTIVNGLESGDLPLDAALKQFERGISLARQGQKTLSDAEQRVEILLAQDDNAPLEKFEDTRDE, encoded by the coding sequence ATGGCTGCTAAGAAACCTGAAAACATGACCTTTGAAGAAACCCTCAAAGAGTTGGACACGATTGTTAATGGCCTTGAAAGTGGTGATTTGCCACTGGATGCAGCATTGAAGCAATTTGAACGCGGGATCTCTCTGGCCCGTCAGGGACAAAAAACTCTCTCTGATGCAGAGCAACGTGTCGAGATCCTGCTCGCGCAAGACGACAACGCCCCTTTGGAAAAATTTGAAGACACGCGCGATGAGTGA
- the ispA gene encoding (2E,6E)-farnesyl diphosphate synthase, whose protein sequence is MSDTALTSTLIHYQNRSNAQLTHWLDSLGHDDQPLIQAMKHGALLGGKRVRPYLTYVTGKLFGVSEEALDTPAAAIECIHAYSLIHDDLPAMDDDALRRGQPTCHVAFDEASAILAGDALQTLAFTILAEGDLSSEGDAYRIQMVKELAAASGAAGMCLGQALDLAAEGKKVDLEVLETIHRNKTGALIRCAVRLGALAAGEKGVTYLSQLDTFSNAIGLAFQVQDDILDIISDTETLGKPQGSDLEAEKSTYPALLGLEGAQQKAELLYKEALQALQAIPYNTEQLELFARYIIERKN, encoded by the coding sequence ATGAGTGATACCGCTTTAACGTCCACCCTCATTCATTACCAAAATCGCAGCAACGCGCAGCTTACACATTGGCTTGATAGCCTGGGGCATGACGATCAGCCTTTGATTCAGGCGATGAAGCATGGCGCTTTGCTGGGTGGTAAACGCGTTCGTCCTTACCTGACATACGTGACAGGTAAGCTGTTTGGCGTCTCTGAAGAAGCGCTGGATACTCCCGCGGCCGCCATAGAGTGTATTCACGCTTATTCCCTTATCCACGACGATTTACCGGCAATGGATGATGACGCTTTACGTCGAGGTCAACCAACCTGTCACGTCGCCTTTGATGAGGCCAGCGCCATTCTTGCGGGCGACGCACTGCAAACATTGGCTTTTACCATTCTCGCAGAAGGTGATCTTTCGTCAGAAGGTGACGCGTACCGTATCCAGATGGTCAAAGAACTGGCAGCTGCATCCGGTGCAGCAGGCATGTGTCTTGGTCAGGCGCTGGATCTCGCAGCGGAAGGAAAGAAAGTCGATCTCGAAGTACTCGAAACGATTCACCGCAATAAAACAGGTGCTCTTATCCGTTGCGCGGTCCGCTTGGGTGCGTTGGCGGCAGGCGAAAAAGGTGTAACATACCTTTCACAACTGGACACATTTTCCAACGCCATTGGCCTTGCGTTTCAGGTGCAGGATGACATTCTAGACATCATCAGCGACACCGAAACCCTTGGAAAACCACAAGGTTCCGATCTCGAAGCGGAAAAAAGCACCTACCCGGCCTTGCTGGGACTGGAGGGCGCACAGCAGAAAGCTGAGCTTCTTTATAAAGAAGCACTACAAGCCCTGCAAGCGATCCCCTACAATACAGAGCAATTGGAACTGTTCGCCCGGTATATCATCGAGCGCAAGAATTAA
- the dxs gene encoding 1-deoxy-D-xylulose-5-phosphate synthase has protein sequence MTLDISKYPTLALAETPDELRTLPRDVLPKLCDELRTYLLNSVSHSSGHFASGLGAVELTVALHYVYNTPFDHLIWDVGHQAYPHKILTGRRERLTTIRQKDGLHPFPWREESEYDVLSVGHSSTSISAALGLAIAAAKEGRDRKVVSVIGDGAITAGMAFEAMNHAGDVHADMLVILNDNEMSISENVGALNNHLAQLLSGNFYTSIREGGKKVLSGAPPIKELVRRAEEHLKGMVVPGTLFEELGFNYIGPVDGHDVEELVKTIKNMRNLKGPQFLHVMTKKGKGYEPAEKDPIGYHAVPKFNPAENTLPKAKSSGPTFSKIFGDWLCDMAAEDEKLLAITPAMREGSGMVQFSKEFPDRYFDVAIAEQHAVTLGTGMAIGGYNPVVAIYSTFLQRGYDQLIHDVAIMDLPVMFAIDRGGLVGADGQTHQGAFDLSFMRCIPNMVIMAPSDENECRQMLYTGHTHNGPSAVRYPRGTGCGATVEKAMSALPIGKGVVRRQGEKIAILNFGTMMPYALQAAENLNATVADMRFVKPLDEALIDELVASHDVLVTVEENAISGGAGSGVIEYLMKSRQITPVLQIGLPDKFIHQGTQQELHEELEIDGKGIEAQIRRYLGE, from the coding sequence ATGACTCTCGATATTTCTAAATACCCAACGCTCGCGCTTGCAGAAACACCTGACGAGCTCAGAACGCTGCCACGTGACGTTCTGCCGAAGTTGTGCGACGAGCTCAGAACGTATCTGCTCAACTCCGTGAGCCATTCAAGCGGCCACTTTGCATCAGGTCTCGGTGCTGTTGAGCTGACCGTGGCGCTTCACTATGTCTACAATACCCCTTTTGATCACCTGATCTGGGATGTTGGTCATCAGGCATACCCACACAAGATTCTGACAGGTCGCCGTGAGCGCCTGACGACTATCCGCCAAAAAGACGGTTTACACCCTTTCCCATGGCGTGAAGAAAGCGAGTATGACGTGCTTTCTGTCGGCCATAGCTCTACCTCCATCAGTGCTGCTTTGGGGCTGGCCATTGCCGCCGCCAAAGAAGGTCGTGATCGCAAAGTAGTCTCCGTGATTGGTGACGGCGCAATCACCGCAGGTATGGCGTTTGAAGCCATGAACCATGCAGGTGACGTTCACGCAGACATGCTGGTGATTCTGAACGACAATGAAATGTCGATTTCAGAAAACGTCGGTGCGCTCAATAATCACCTGGCGCAACTGCTTTCGGGCAATTTCTACACCTCGATCCGTGAAGGCGGTAAGAAAGTGCTGTCCGGTGCACCACCAATTAAAGAGCTGGTTCGCCGCGCGGAAGAACATCTGAAAGGCATGGTTGTGCCAGGCACTCTGTTTGAAGAGCTGGGTTTCAACTACATAGGCCCAGTTGACGGTCACGATGTGGAAGAGCTGGTCAAAACCATCAAGAATATGCGAAACCTCAAAGGCCCGCAGTTCCTGCATGTAATGACTAAAAAAGGCAAAGGTTACGAGCCTGCGGAGAAAGATCCGATTGGCTATCACGCTGTGCCTAAGTTCAACCCGGCAGAAAATACCCTGCCGAAAGCCAAATCATCCGGCCCGACCTTCTCCAAGATCTTTGGCGACTGGCTGTGTGATATGGCGGCGGAAGACGAAAAGCTTCTGGCAATCACTCCCGCCATGCGCGAAGGCTCGGGCATGGTGCAATTCTCTAAAGAATTCCCAGACCGTTATTTCGATGTAGCGATCGCAGAGCAGCATGCGGTTACCCTTGGTACAGGTATGGCGATTGGTGGCTACAACCCTGTGGTTGCTATTTACTCTACCTTCCTACAGCGCGGCTATGACCAATTAATTCACGACGTGGCAATCATGGATTTGCCTGTCATGTTCGCTATCGATCGTGGTGGCCTGGTTGGCGCAGACGGCCAAACTCACCAAGGTGCGTTTGATCTTAGCTTCATGCGTTGTATTCCAAACATGGTGATCATGGCACCAAGTGACGAAAACGAGTGTCGTCAAATGCTTTACACGGGCCATACCCATAACGGCCCAAGTGCTGTTCGTTATCCTCGTGGCACAGGTTGCGGCGCGACCGTTGAAAAAGCCATGAGCGCATTGCCGATCGGTAAAGGTGTGGTTCGCCGTCAAGGTGAAAAGATTGCTATTCTGAACTTCGGCACCATGATGCCTTACGCCCTGCAAGCAGCAGAAAACCTGAATGCTACCGTTGCAGATATGCGTTTCGTGAAGCCATTGGATGAAGCCCTTATCGACGAGCTTGTTGCATCACATGATGTGCTGGTCACTGTCGAAGAGAATGCCATTTCCGGTGGTGCTGGATCAGGCGTCATCGAATATCTGATGAAGTCCCGCCAAATTACGCCAGTACTACAAATTGGCCTGCCGGATAAATTCATCCACCAAGGAACCCAGCAAGAGCTGCATGAGGAACTCGAGATCGACGGTAAAGGCATTGAAGCGCAGATCCGACGTTATCTGGGTGAGTAA
- the pgpA gene encoding phosphatidylglycerophosphatase A, producing the protein MDNPISKIRLSNPVHLLATGFGSGLSPIVPGTMGTLAAVPFYYLLVSFSPIVLAVAIVLGSLIGVYLCGRTSGDMGVHDHGSIVWDEFVGFWITMFLVPVTDWQVVLAGFIIFRFFDMVKPWPISWLDKQVHGGFGIMLDDIVAGLMSMVTLWMGYTYLLS; encoded by the coding sequence ATGGATAATCCAATTAGTAAAATTCGTCTTTCCAATCCTGTTCATTTGCTGGCGACAGGTTTTGGCTCCGGTCTTTCCCCCATTGTACCCGGCACTATGGGAACGCTGGCAGCGGTACCTTTTTATTATCTATTAGTCAGCTTTTCTCCGATCGTGCTGGCTGTCGCCATTGTGTTGGGTTCATTGATTGGTGTTTATCTTTGTGGCCGAACGTCAGGTGACATGGGCGTTCATGATCATGGCAGCATTGTCTGGGACGAATTTGTTGGTTTTTGGATCACTATGTTCCTCGTCCCCGTGACTGACTGGCAGGTTGTTTTGGCCGGATTTATCATTTTCCGGTTTTTTGACATGGTAAAACCTTGGCCTATCAGTTGGCTCGATAAACAAGTCCATGGCGGATTTGGCATTATGCTTGATGATATTGTGGCGGGCTTGATGTCGATGGTGACACTTTGGATGGGTTACACGTATTTGCTCAGTTAA
- the thiL gene encoding thiamine-phosphate kinase yields the protein MAGNEFDLINRYFKSQPVTRRDVDLGIGDDAAVITVPENCQLVVTTDTLVAGTHFLLDADPVKVAHKALASNLSDLAAMGAMPAWCSLALTLPEPNETWLSAFCEGFYKLAEYYQVQLVGGDTTKGSLSITITLQGFVPAGKAIRRDTAKAGDWLYVTGNLGDSAAGLDLILNGNAPKNETENTLLNRHYYSEPRVLAGQALREIASSALDISDGLVADLKHILKASNVSAVINADTLPVSDELIVFADGEEAAAKIALTSGEEYELCFTVPESHRGAVDAAFAHTNTAVTCIGQIRHGEGVTVQWHGKPVDWSLSGWDHFSE from the coding sequence ATGGCCGGTAACGAATTCGACCTGATAAACCGTTACTTTAAATCGCAGCCAGTCACGCGCCGCGATGTGGACTTGGGCATAGGGGATGATGCTGCCGTCATCACTGTGCCGGAAAACTGCCAACTGGTTGTCACGACCGATACTTTGGTAGCAGGAACCCACTTTCTCCTCGATGCTGATCCTGTAAAAGTCGCGCACAAAGCGTTGGCTTCCAACTTAAGTGATCTTGCTGCCATGGGCGCTATGCCTGCATGGTGTTCTCTTGCTCTGACACTCCCTGAACCAAATGAAACTTGGCTTTCAGCGTTCTGTGAAGGCTTTTACAAGCTTGCTGAGTACTATCAAGTTCAACTGGTTGGTGGTGATACGACCAAAGGCTCATTGAGCATTACCATTACGCTTCAAGGCTTTGTTCCAGCCGGTAAAGCCATTCGTCGTGATACTGCGAAAGCAGGGGATTGGCTATATGTGACGGGGAATCTTGGCGACAGCGCTGCAGGATTGGATCTTATCTTGAATGGTAACGCCCCCAAGAATGAGACAGAAAATACCCTGCTGAATCGTCACTATTACTCTGAGCCTCGGGTACTGGCGGGGCAGGCACTTCGTGAAATTGCCTCTTCCGCGCTGGACATCTCTGATGGTCTTGTCGCTGACCTTAAGCATATATTGAAAGCGAGCAATGTCTCCGCTGTTATCAATGCGGACACTTTGCCAGTATCTGATGAGTTGATTGTATTTGCCGATGGCGAAGAAGCGGCAGCGAAAATTGCGCTAACCAGTGGCGAAGAGTATGAGCTTTGTTTTACTGTACCCGAGAGTCACCGTGGCGCGGTGGATGCAGCTTTTGCACACACCAACACCGCAGTGACCTGTATTGGTCAAATTCGCCATGGTGAGGGCGTAACAGTGCAATGGCATGGTAAGCCTGTCGATTGGTCCCTGAGTGGTTGGGATCATTTCTCCGAGTGA
- the nusB gene encoding transcription antitermination factor NusB: MKPAARRNARHFALQAIYSWQLTQGNVADIEAQFLAADNYEEEEHQAEEPRLRQPETDVDYFRDLLAGVVLNYQEMDSKMRPYLSRPIQDLDEMEHALLRLAMYELCKREDVPYKVVINEAIELAKRFGAEDSHKFVNGVLDKAVPTLRKK, encoded by the coding sequence GTGAAACCAGCCGCACGGCGCAACGCGCGCCATTTTGCACTACAAGCAATCTACTCATGGCAACTGACGCAAGGTAACGTAGCTGATATCGAAGCTCAATTCCTGGCAGCGGACAACTATGAAGAAGAAGAGCATCAAGCAGAAGAACCACGTCTGCGCCAACCAGAAACTGACGTAGATTATTTCCGTGATCTGCTGGCGGGTGTCGTTCTGAACTACCAGGAAATGGATAGCAAAATGCGTCCTTACCTGTCTCGTCCAATCCAGGATCTGGACGAAATGGAACACGCACTTCTTCGTCTGGCTATGTATGAACTGTGCAAACGCGAAGACGTTCCTTACAAAGTAGTTATTAACGAAGCGATTGAGCTGGCGAAGCGTTTCGGCGCAGAAGACAGCCACAAATTCGTGAACGGTGTGCTGGATAAAGCGGTACCGACGCTGCGTAAAAAGTAA
- the ribH gene encoding 6,7-dimethyl-8-ribityllumazine synthase, which translates to MKVIEGAFAAPNAQVAIVISRFNSFINESLLDGAIDALKRQGQVSEDNITVVRCPGAYELPLVAQRVAKSGRYDAIIALGSVIRGGTPHFDYVAGECNKGLAQVALEFDTPVAFGVLTVDTIEQAIERAGTKAGNKGAEAALSALEMVNLLSQIES; encoded by the coding sequence ATGAAGGTAATCGAAGGTGCATTCGCAGCACCAAATGCTCAAGTTGCTATCGTTATCTCCCGTTTCAACAGCTTTATTAACGAAAGCCTGCTGGATGGTGCTATTGATGCGCTGAAGCGTCAGGGCCAAGTAAGTGAAGACAATATTACTGTAGTACGTTGCCCAGGCGCATACGAGCTGCCCTTGGTGGCACAACGTGTTGCAAAAAGCGGTCGTTACGACGCTATTATCGCGCTGGGATCAGTGATCCGAGGCGGTACGCCACACTTTGACTATGTGGCCGGAGAATGTAACAAAGGTCTGGCACAGGTAGCACTGGAGTTTGATACTCCTGTTGCATTCGGCGTGCTGACCGTAGACACCATTGAACAAGCCATCGAACGCGCGGGTACCAAGGCTGGTAATAAAGGGGCAGAGGCTGCACTAAGCGCGCTTGAAATGGTTAACTTACTGTCCCAAATCGAATCCTAA
- the ribBA gene encoding bifunctional 3,4-dihydroxy-2-butanone-4-phosphate synthase/GTP cyclohydrolase II, protein MPISSAAEIIEDIRQGRMVILMDDEDRENEGDLIIAAEKITPEAINFMAMYGRGLICLTMTKDRCQRLGLPLMVSDNNAQFSTAFTVSIEAAEGVTTGISAADRARTVEAAVAPNAVAADLVQPGHIFPLMAQDGGVLTRAGHTEAGCDLARLAGFSPAGVIVEILNEDGTMARRPDLETFGEKHGIKLGTIADLIEYRNNNETTIERVAECKLPTEYGEFDLITYRDTIDSQVHYALRKGEVSNQPTLVRVHLQDTFTDLLHSDRSAERSWSLSDAMKRINADGGVLVILGKEESSQSIINKVRTFEAQDKGEKPAAAKWQGTSRRVGVGSQILADLGVTDMRLLSSTNKRYHALSGFGLKVVEYVVD, encoded by the coding sequence ATGCCAATCAGCAGCGCAGCAGAGATTATTGAAGACATCCGTCAGGGCAGAATGGTTATCCTGATGGACGATGAAGATCGAGAGAATGAAGGCGACCTCATCATCGCAGCAGAAAAAATCACGCCAGAAGCTATCAACTTCATGGCGATGTATGGCCGTGGCCTGATTTGTCTTACCATGACTAAAGATCGTTGCCAACGCCTTGGTTTGCCATTGATGGTCAGCGACAACAATGCTCAGTTTTCGACTGCCTTTACCGTTTCTATTGAAGCAGCAGAAGGCGTGACAACGGGTATTTCTGCTGCTGATCGAGCACGTACTGTCGAAGCGGCGGTTGCACCGAATGCAGTTGCTGCAGATTTGGTTCAGCCGGGACATATCTTTCCTTTGATGGCTCAGGATGGTGGTGTACTGACTCGGGCAGGTCACACTGAAGCAGGCTGTGATTTAGCGCGTCTTGCTGGTTTTTCTCCTGCAGGTGTGATTGTTGAAATTCTTAATGAAGATGGCACCATGGCGCGCCGTCCGGATCTGGAAACGTTCGGCGAGAAGCATGGTATCAAGCTCGGCACTATCGCTGATCTGATCGAATACCGTAACAACAATGAAACCACCATTGAGCGGGTCGCAGAGTGTAAACTGCCGACGGAATATGGTGAGTTTGATCTGATCACTTACCGTGACACCATCGACAGCCAGGTGCATTATGCCCTGCGTAAAGGGGAAGTGAGTAATCAGCCAACGCTGGTACGTGTTCACCTCCAAGACACCTTTACCGATTTACTGCATTCTGATCGTTCAGCCGAGCGTAGCTGGTCATTGAGTGATGCGATGAAACGTATCAATGCTGATGGCGGTGTATTGGTGATTCTGGGCAAAGAAGAATCTTCCCAGTCCATCATTAACAAAGTACGTACCTTTGAAGCGCAGGACAAAGGCGAGAAGCCGGCAGCCGCTAAGTGGCAGGGCACCAGCCGTCGTGTTGGTGTAGGCTCGCAAATCTTGGCAGACTTGGGCGTGACAGATATGCGTTTGTTGTCTTCAACCAATAAACGCTACCATGCACTTTCAGGCTTTGGCCTTAAAGTTGTGGAGTACGTCGTCGACTAA
- a CDS encoding riboflavin synthase codes for MFTGIIEAVGHIQKITPKGGDISLTVESGKLDLSDVKLGDSIATNGVCLTVVAMTGNGYVADLSGETLNRTAFATYKAGQKVNLEKAMLPTTRFGGHMVSGHVDSIATVVSRTQTGRAIEFWLEAPAELAKYLAEKGSVTIDGISLTINAVDGNRFKLTIVPHTALETTIEDFTVGYQVNIEVDVIARYLERLMMGDRAAQQSGAGGLTMAKLAESGFLR; via the coding sequence ATGTTTACAGGAATTATCGAAGCGGTCGGTCACATCCAGAAAATCACCCCGAAAGGCGGTGACATTTCGCTGACTGTGGAAAGTGGGAAGCTGGATTTATCGGACGTAAAACTGGGTGATAGTATCGCTACCAACGGTGTTTGTTTGACCGTGGTCGCGATGACTGGAAACGGTTATGTTGCGGATCTATCGGGTGAGACACTGAACCGTACTGCTTTTGCAACTTACAAAGCGGGTCAGAAAGTGAATCTGGAAAAGGCTATGCTGCCAACAACGCGTTTTGGCGGTCATATGGTTTCCGGCCACGTCGACAGCATAGCAACTGTTGTTTCACGCACTCAAACAGGACGTGCGATTGAGTTTTGGCTCGAAGCACCCGCAGAGCTTGCCAAATACTTGGCAGAGAAAGGCTCGGTGACGATTGATGGTATCAGTCTGACGATCAACGCGGTGGATGGCAATCGATTCAAACTCACCATCGTTCCTCATACCGCTCTGGAAACGACGATCGAAGATTTCACTGTCGGATACCAAGTCAACATCGAAGTAGATGTGATTGCCCGCTACCTTGAACGATTAATGATGGGCGACCGTGCAGCGCAGCAAAGTGGTGCAGGCGGTTTGACCATGGCAAAGCTCGCAGAGTCGGGTTTTTTGAGATAA
- the ribD gene encoding bifunctional diaminohydroxyphosphoribosylaminopyrimidine deaminase/5-amino-6-(5-phosphoribosylamino)uracil reductase RibD, with translation MFSIFDSQMMLRAIDLAKRGIYTTAPNPNVGCVITQGDDITGEGFHFRAGEPHAEVHALRIAGDKAKGATVYVTLEPCSHYGRTPPCADALIAAGVSRVVCAMVDPNPKVAGRGIQRMRDAGIQVDVGLMQAQAEALNPGFIKVMKTGLPFVQLKLASSLDGRTALANGQSKWITGDEARADVQVFRAQAGAILSTSQTVLDDNPSLNVRWEQLPTAVKAEYSQDNLRQPIRVILDTHRKVAKEAHLFSLEGEVIVVTASQTDSEIEAVKVLTVAKEAGQLDLNNTMRALTANGINHIWVEAGATLAGSLLNAGLVDELIVYQAPKLMGNDSRGLVNLQGITCMSEVPAFELTDVTCIGNDVRLRMQKPQPE, from the coding sequence ATGTTTTCAATTTTTGACTCTCAAATGATGCTGCGTGCCATCGACCTGGCGAAACGTGGCATCTACACCACCGCTCCTAACCCTAACGTTGGCTGTGTGATCACTCAGGGTGATGATATTACTGGCGAGGGTTTTCACTTTCGTGCCGGTGAGCCGCACGCAGAAGTGCACGCGTTGCGCATTGCGGGTGACAAAGCTAAAGGTGCCACCGTCTACGTTACCCTTGAGCCATGCTCCCATTACGGACGTACTCCTCCTTGTGCTGATGCATTGATTGCTGCGGGCGTTAGCCGTGTTGTTTGTGCCATGGTAGACCCAAACCCAAAAGTGGCAGGGCGCGGTATACAGCGTATGCGTGATGCAGGTATTCAGGTTGATGTCGGTTTAATGCAGGCGCAAGCTGAAGCGCTGAATCCAGGTTTTATCAAAGTGATGAAAACCGGTTTGCCGTTTGTACAGTTAAAGCTTGCCTCCAGTCTTGACGGTCGCACGGCACTGGCAAATGGTCAGAGTAAATGGATCACCGGGGATGAAGCTCGCGCCGATGTGCAGGTTTTCCGCGCTCAAGCAGGTGCAATTCTTTCAACCAGCCAGACAGTATTGGATGACAATCCATCTCTTAACGTTCGCTGGGAGCAATTGCCTACCGCTGTAAAAGCAGAGTATTCGCAAGACAATCTGCGTCAGCCGATCCGAGTGATTCTTGATACACATAGAAAGGTGGCGAAAGAGGCGCATCTTTTCTCCTTGGAAGGCGAAGTTATCGTTGTCACGGCTTCCCAAACCGACTCAGAAATTGAAGCTGTAAAAGTACTCACCGTTGCCAAAGAGGCAGGACAGCTTGACCTTAACAACACCATGCGTGCTCTCACGGCAAATGGTATCAATCATATCTGGGTTGAGGCGGGTGCCACGCTGGCGGGCAGTTTGTTGAATGCAGGCTTGGTAGACGAGCTGATTGTTTATCAGGCGCCTAAACTGATGGGCAACGATAGCCGTGGGTTGGTCAACCTACAGGGAATAACCTGTATGAGTGAGGTGCCTGCCTTTGAGCTGACTGACGTGACCTGCATCGGCAATGACGTGCGTCTTCGCATGCAAAAGCCTCAGCCAGAATAG
- the nrdR gene encoding transcriptional regulator NrdR, with the protein MHCPFCGANDTKVIDSRLVADGHQVRRRRQCLACNERYTTFETAELVMPRIIKTNGNREPFNEDKLRGGIQRALEKRPVSTDDIEKSINTIKSTIRATGEREVSSTLVGNLVMDALKELDKVAYIRFASVYHSFEDIRDFGEEIARLEK; encoded by the coding sequence ATGCACTGTCCATTTTGTGGTGCGAATGACACCAAAGTCATTGATTCACGACTGGTCGCAGACGGCCATCAGGTGCGTCGTCGTCGCCAGTGTTTGGCGTGTAACGAACGTTATACCACGTTTGAAACTGCAGAGCTGGTGATGCCGCGTATCATCAAAACCAATGGCAATAGAGAGCCATTTAACGAAGATAAATTGCGTGGCGGTATTCAGCGAGCTCTCGAAAAGCGCCCGGTGAGCACAGACGATATCGAAAAATCCATTAACACCATCAAATCAACGATTCGTGCAACGGGTGAACGTGAAGTGTCTTCGACGTTGGTGGGTAATTTGGTGATGGATGCACTGAAAGAACTCGATAAAGTCGCTTACATTCGCTTTGCGTCTGTGTATCACAGCTTTGAAGATATCCGAGACTTCGGTGAAGAAATCGCTCGCCTGGAAAAATAA